The following are encoded in a window of Panicum virgatum strain AP13 chromosome 5N, P.virgatum_v5, whole genome shotgun sequence genomic DNA:
- the LOC120672334 gene encoding potassium channel KAT2-like isoform X2 produces the protein MEDISNIFHNDLLPSLGARANQSIKLKKFIISPYDPRYRYISSWFIFDVCSTIPYQPFGLLFKKHANGLAYRMLDMLRLWRLRRLSALFARLEKDIRLNYYWIRCIKLISVTIFAVHCAGCFNYLIADTYPNQARTWIGAAMPNYRSESLWVRYVTSIYWSITTLTTTGYGDLHAENPREMLFSACYMLFNLGLTAYIIGNMTNLVVQGSCRTRNFRDTVHAASQFAARNQLPKHIRDEMLAHICLRYKTEGLKQKETLDSLPNGIRSRIAYHLFFPIIEKVYLFRGVSFTCMLQLVTAMEAEYFPPKEPVILQNEAPTDVYILVSGAVEERIEMDEGEKVQGVLSTGEIFGEIGALCNVPQPFTVCTTKISQLLRVSTTVLKNIIEDNKEDEQIVLSNIFQKIGRDPIFSAEFMAKSMHNQHFRKYNSCSTFNLVSQENESEGRERLTSCYGDENCKKLEETDRHEPLHKTANHSDCNRINYLNAKSGGIEKHIPTKTMCTESVDKEKADIHQPKLTDSSITGSEKAHVITQNTKEHTKIRKSRIPDKMLAFTVPGDLQEITGKNTEIGTCSYKDGGSVVIENKRVTIHGYSQKNTNLKVPCAKVINLPGSMDELFTVASQKFTGYYPTKLFNQEFAEIGDITVIRDGDHLFLTES, from the exons ATGGAAGATATTAGCAATATATTCCACAATGATCTACTCCCATCTCTAGGAGCAAGAGCAAACCAATCTATCAAGTTGAAGAAATTCATCATTTCTCCTTATGATCCGCGTTACAG ATATATCTCCTCGTGGTTCATATTTGACGTTTGTTCAACAATTCCATATCAACCATTCGGGCTACTATTTAAAAAACATGCAAATGGCCTTGCCTATAGGATGCTTGACATGCTTCGGTTATGGCGCCTCCGACGCCTCAGTGCTTTATTTGCCAG GCTCGAAAAGGATATCAGATTGAATTACTACTGGATAAGATGCATCAAACTAATTTCT GTTACTATTTTTGCAGTACATTGTGCAGGATGCTTCAATTACTTAATAGCTGATACATACCCTAATCAAGCGAGAACCTGGATAGGAGCAGCAATGCCAAACTACAGATCAGAgagcctatgggttagatacGTTACATCAATTTATTGGTCCATTACAACACTCACAACAACTGGTTATGGGGACTTGCATGCAGAGAATCCAAGAGAGATGCTATTTAGTGCATGCTACATGCTCTTTAATCTGGGACTGACAGCGTACATCATAGGTAACATGACAAACCTGGTTGTCCAGGGAAGTTGCCGTACCAGAAATTTT AGAGACACAGTCCATGCTGCTTCCCAGTTTGCTGCAAGAAATCAGTTACCTAAACACATAAGGGATGAAATGCTAGCTCATATCTGCCTAAGGTATAAGACAGAGGGTCTGAAACAGAAGGAAACTTTGGACAGTCTCCCAAATGGAATCCGATCACGCATAGCATACCATTTATTCTTCCCCATCATTGAAAAAGTCTATCTTTTCCGTGGTGTTTCTTTTACTTGCATGCTCCAACTG GTCACTGCAATGGAAGCAGAGTACTTTCCACCCAAAGAACCTGTCATATTACAAAATGAAGCGCCGACAGATGTTTACATATTAGTTTCAGGAGCGGTG GAAGAGAGGATTGAGATGGATGAGGGTGAAAAG GTTCAGGGAGTACTGTCCACTGGTGAAATATTTGGTGAAATTGGGGCTCTCTGTAATGTTCCCCAGCCATTTACAGTCTGTACAACCAAAATTTCACAACTTCTGAGGGTGAGCACAACAGTGCTAAAAAATATTATTGAGGATAACAAAGAAGACGAACAAATTGTACTGAGCAATATATTCCAG AAAATAGGCAGAGATCCAATATTCTCCGCTGAGTTCATGGCGAAATCAATGCACAATCAACACTTCAGAAAGTATAATAGTTGTTCCACCTTCAACCTAGTCAGTCAAGAAAATGAATCAGAAGGCAGAGAAAGATTAACATCATGTTATGGAGATGAGAACTGTAAAAAACTTGAAGAAACGGATAGACATGAACCACTTCATAAGACTGCAAATCACAGTGACTGCAACAGAATCAATTATTTGAATGCTAAAAGTGGAGGCATAGAAAAACATATTCCTACAAAAACGATGTGTACAGAGTCTGTGGACAAAGAAAAGGCAGATATTCATCAACCGAAGTTGACTGATAGTAGCATCACAGGATCTGAGAAGGCTCATGTCATTACCCAAAACACAAAGGAACACACAAAAATCAGGAAGTCAAGGATCCCTGATAAGATGCTTGCATTCACGGTGCCTGGGGACCTTCAGGAGATAACTGGTAAGAACACAGAAATTGGCACATGTTCATATAAGGATGGTGGTTCTGTGGTTATAGAAAATAAAAGAGTGACGATTCATGGGTATTCACAGAAGAACACAAATTTGAAGGTCCCATGTGCAAAAGTTATAAATCTACCAGGATCTATGGATGAATTATTCACTGTAGCGA GCCAGAAGTTTACGGGTTATTATCCCACAAAACTGTTCAACCAAGAATTTGCAGAAATTGGTGATATTACAGTTATTCGAGATGGCGACCATTTATTTCTTACGGAGTCTTGA
- the LOC120673454 gene encoding heme-binding protein 2-like: MKQSMARRSSRLLVLVAGAAALLAVAAAVAVPPTCERIECPAYEVVDSANGFEIRRYTDAMWVSTAAIEDISFVAATRTGFLQLFKYIQGKNAYNETIEMTAPVLTEVSPSDGPFCASSFVVSFYVPAKNQADPPPAEGLRVRRWAGARFAAVRRFGGFVADADVGEQAARLDASLQGTRWAAAVNEGQAASYVVAQYNSPFEFSGRVNEIWMLFDGAKVGSHVN; this comes from the exons ATGAAGCAAAGCATGGCGCGCCGGAGCAGCAGGTTgctcgtcctcgtcgccggcgccgccgcgctgctcgccgtcgccgcggcggtCGCGGTGCCGCCGACGTGCGAGCGCATCGAGTGCCCGGCGTACGAGGTGGTGGACAGCGCCAATGGGTTCGAGATCCGGCGGTACACGGACGCCATGTGggtctccaccgccgccatcgaggaCATCTCCTTCGTCGCCGCCACGCGCACCGGCTTCCTCCA gCTGTTCAAGTACATCCAGGGCAAGAACGCGTACAACGAGACGATCGAGATGACGGCGCCGGTGCTGACGGAGGTGTCGCCCAGCGACGGGcccttctgcgcctcctccttcGTGGTCAGCTTCTACGTGCCGGCCAAGAACCAGGCggacccgccgccggccgagggCCTGCGCGTGCGGCGCTGGGCCGGGGCCAGgttcgccgccgtgcgccggttCGGGGGCTTCGTGGCGGACGCCGACGTCGGCGAGCAGGCCGCGCGGCTCGACGCCAGCCTGCAGGGGACAAGgtgggccgccgccgtcaacgaGGGCCAGGCGGCGTCCTACGTCGTGGCGCAGTACAACTCGCCGTTCGAGTTCAGTGGCAGGGTCAACGAGATATGGATGCTCTTCGACGGCGCCAAGGTCGGCTCTCACGTCAACTAA
- the LOC120672335 gene encoding phospho-N-acetylmuramoyl-pentapeptide-transferase homolog, producing the protein MASPAHPHPHPHPPPHRPRLRLRRSLRAPPTRLPLPSFYSGRPLAVQVSQFRSITSRTARRRNPVQITTAFDDDPGDFSLVHDDGEEDFGIAPYSSESEWSDEDVVLTAFGDVELPVTGKSRAEGALTVVAHRFATIDKGHKKSRTQQGLMNNVGLVAFLVMLLFFVDWCSWKIVRLPLDSFYLTRPFLISAVLSALAGFLFAPVADSLKIQRFRRRGKSVSPSSRKPTPAMGGLFFVPIGIFVARREVGSNSNGVNGAAMITLIFAMLGLLDDISSLATDRNCKIPQWIRFLVQIVAGIYFSIWLGSADISTPYSMKFLVPLPPPLGLAFIGKVYLVLAATCSLSMGTAVTLVDGLDGLAGGIAALALIGLSVAALPICSELSVFGASMSGACTGFLFHNRYRASIVMSRVGSFALGGAVAAIAACSGMFLPMLIACSLFFIELLFAILQVPFRVAINSFRGTNMHPLQIRPSHYYLRLWGIKEPYIVAGAYMISCFLTLLAGYLGLVSA; encoded by the exons ATGGCTTCTCccgcgcacccgcacccgcacccgcacccgccacCGCACCGTCCCCGCCTCCGCTTGCGGCGGTctctccgcgcgccgccgacgcggcTGCCTCTTCCCTCTTTCTACTCCGGCCGTCCCTTGGCGGTCCAG GTGTCCCAATTCAGAAGCATAACCTCAAGAACGGCACGGAGGCGTAATCCGGTTCAAATCACCACGGCATTTGATGAT GATCCCGGGGACTTCTCGTTGGTGCATGATGATGGAGAGGAGGATTTTGGCATTGCTCCATATTCAAGTGAGAGTGAATGGAGTGATGAGGATGTTGTGTTGACCGCATTTGGGGATGTTGAATTACCGGTGACCGGCAAGAGCCGTGCTGAGGGTGCCTTGACTGTTGTTGCCCATAGGTTCGCCACCATTGACAAAGGGCATAAGAAGAGCAG AACTCAACAAGGGCTGATGAATAATGTTGGACTGGTTGCTTTCTTAGTGATGTTACTTTTCTTTGTCGACTGGTGTTCTTGGAAGATTGTTAGACTACCGCTGGACTCTTTTTACTTGACACGCCCTTTTTTAATATCAGCAGTTTTATCAGCACTTGCTGGATTTCTGTTTGCACCAGTCGCTGATAGCTTGAAGATCCAACGTTTCCGGAGGAGAGGGAAGTCTGTTTCTCCCTCAAGTAGAAAGCCAACCCCAGCAATGGGAGGATTGTTCTTTGTTCCTATTGGTATTTTTGTTGCAAGAAGAGAGGTTGGTTCCAATTCAAATGGAGTTAATGGAGCAGCTATGATTACCCTCATATTTGCAATGCTTGGGTTGCTTGATGATATTTCAAGTCTTGCCACAGATCGCAATTGTAAAATACCACAATGGATAAGGTTCTTGGTTCAG ATTGTTGCTGGGATTTACTTCTCTATCTGGTTGGGTTCTGCAGATATTTCGACACCATATAGCAT GAAATTTTTGGTTCCTCTGCCTCCACCTCTTGGCCTTGCATTCATTGGAAAAGTTTATTTGGTTCTGGCTGCTACATGTTCTCTTTCCATGGGAACAGCAGTAACATTGGTTGATGGTCTTGATGGCTTGGCTGGTGGTATTGCTGCTTTAGCACTCATAGGACTGTCTGTTGCTGCTCTCCCGATCTGCTCTG AGCTCAGTGTTTTTGGAGCATCAATGTCAGGTGCATGCACTGGCTTTCTTTTCCACAACAGATATAGAGCCTCAATAGTTATGAGCCGGGTTGGTTCTTTTGCACTCGGAGGAGCAGTTGCCGCAATCGCAGCATGCAGTGGAATGTTTCTTCCAATGCTAATTGCATGCAGTCTCTTCTTTATCGAGCTACTGTTTGCAATATTGCAG GTTCCTTTTCGTGTGGCTATAAATTCTTTCCGTGGAACAAACATGCATCCACTGCAAATTCGCCCATCGCATTACTACCTCAGATTGTGGGGCATAAAGGAACCTTACATTGTGGCGGGTGCATACATGATATCATGCTTCTTAACTCTGCTGGCAGGATACCTTGGGCTTGTTTCAGCGTAG
- the LOC120672334 gene encoding potassium channel KAT2-like isoform X3 gives MEDISNIFHNDLLPSLGARANQSIKLKKFIISPYDPRYRIWEIFLLVLVVSSAWICPFELAFLRHLSWELFLVETIVDSIFAIDIILTFFIAYLDQKSYLLVDNPKRIAARYISSWFIFDVCSTIPYQPFGLLFKKHANGLAYRMLDMLRLWRLRRLSALFARLEKDIRLNYYWIRCIKLISRDTVHAASQFAARNQLPKHIRDEMLAHICLRYKTEGLKQKETLDSLPNGIRSRIAYHLFFPIIEKVYLFRGVSFTCMLQLVTAMEAEYFPPKEPVILQNEAPTDVYILVSGAVEERIEMDEGEKVQGVLSTGEIFGEIGALCNVPQPFTVCTTKISQLLRVSTTVLKNIIEDNKEDEQIVLSNIFQKIGRDPIFSAEFMAKSMHNQHFRKYNSCSTFNLVSQENESEGRERLTSCYGDENCKKLEETDRHEPLHKTANHSDCNRINYLNAKSGGIEKHIPTKTMCTESVDKEKADIHQPKLTDSSITGSEKAHVITQNTKEHTKIRKSRIPDKMLAFTVPGDLQEITGKNTEIGTCSYKDGGSVVIENKRVTIHGYSQKNTNLKVPCAKVINLPGSMDELFTVASQKFTGYYPTKLFNQEFAEIGDITVIRDGDHLFLTES, from the exons ATGGAAGATATTAGCAATATATTCCACAATGATCTACTCCCATCTCTAGGAGCAAGAGCAAACCAATCTATCAAGTTGAAGAAATTCATCATTTCTCCTTATGATCCGCGTTACAG AATCTGGGAGatattcttgcttgttcttgttgtttccTCAGCATGGATCTGCCCATTTGAACTAGCATTTCTGAGACATCTCTCATGGGAACTTTTTCTTGTTGAGACTATTGTCGATAGCATCTTCGCAATCGATATCATTCTCACTTTTTTTATAGCATATCTGGATCAGAAATCGTATCTTCTAGTGGATAATCCAAAAAGGATTGCAGCTAG ATATATCTCCTCGTGGTTCATATTTGACGTTTGTTCAACAATTCCATATCAACCATTCGGGCTACTATTTAAAAAACATGCAAATGGCCTTGCCTATAGGATGCTTGACATGCTTCGGTTATGGCGCCTCCGACGCCTCAGTGCTTTATTTGCCAG GCTCGAAAAGGATATCAGATTGAATTACTACTGGATAAGATGCATCAAACTAATTTCT AGAGACACAGTCCATGCTGCTTCCCAGTTTGCTGCAAGAAATCAGTTACCTAAACACATAAGGGATGAAATGCTAGCTCATATCTGCCTAAGGTATAAGACAGAGGGTCTGAAACAGAAGGAAACTTTGGACAGTCTCCCAAATGGAATCCGATCACGCATAGCATACCATTTATTCTTCCCCATCATTGAAAAAGTCTATCTTTTCCGTGGTGTTTCTTTTACTTGCATGCTCCAACTG GTCACTGCAATGGAAGCAGAGTACTTTCCACCCAAAGAACCTGTCATATTACAAAATGAAGCGCCGACAGATGTTTACATATTAGTTTCAGGAGCGGTG GAAGAGAGGATTGAGATGGATGAGGGTGAAAAG GTTCAGGGAGTACTGTCCACTGGTGAAATATTTGGTGAAATTGGGGCTCTCTGTAATGTTCCCCAGCCATTTACAGTCTGTACAACCAAAATTTCACAACTTCTGAGGGTGAGCACAACAGTGCTAAAAAATATTATTGAGGATAACAAAGAAGACGAACAAATTGTACTGAGCAATATATTCCAG AAAATAGGCAGAGATCCAATATTCTCCGCTGAGTTCATGGCGAAATCAATGCACAATCAACACTTCAGAAAGTATAATAGTTGTTCCACCTTCAACCTAGTCAGTCAAGAAAATGAATCAGAAGGCAGAGAAAGATTAACATCATGTTATGGAGATGAGAACTGTAAAAAACTTGAAGAAACGGATAGACATGAACCACTTCATAAGACTGCAAATCACAGTGACTGCAACAGAATCAATTATTTGAATGCTAAAAGTGGAGGCATAGAAAAACATATTCCTACAAAAACGATGTGTACAGAGTCTGTGGACAAAGAAAAGGCAGATATTCATCAACCGAAGTTGACTGATAGTAGCATCACAGGATCTGAGAAGGCTCATGTCATTACCCAAAACACAAAGGAACACACAAAAATCAGGAAGTCAAGGATCCCTGATAAGATGCTTGCATTCACGGTGCCTGGGGACCTTCAGGAGATAACTGGTAAGAACACAGAAATTGGCACATGTTCATATAAGGATGGTGGTTCTGTGGTTATAGAAAATAAAAGAGTGACGATTCATGGGTATTCACAGAAGAACACAAATTTGAAGGTCCCATGTGCAAAAGTTATAAATCTACCAGGATCTATGGATGAATTATTCACTGTAGCGA GCCAGAAGTTTACGGGTTATTATCCCACAAAACTGTTCAACCAAGAATTTGCAGAAATTGGTGATATTACAGTTATTCGAGATGGCGACCATTTATTTCTTACGGAGTCTTGA
- the LOC120673455 gene encoding uncharacterized protein LOC120673455 — protein MGSQAIEAHRAGAEVYSGAALCAEKSTELLAEVHLPLGLLPLADMEEVGYNRSTGFVWLRQKKALTHTFKQIGRQVSYAAEVTAFVEDRRMKRMTGVKTKELLIWVTLSDMFVEKDDPSKITFKTPTGLGRTFPVAAFAKEGDDGKTKPKEAPTAANGKEPAAAVTSK, from the coding sequence ATGGGGTCGCAGGCCATCGAGGCGCACCGCGCGGGCGCGGAGGTGTacagcggcgcggcgctgtGCGCGGAGAAGTCGACGGAGCTGCTGGCGGAGGTGCACCTCCCGCTGGGCCTGCTCCCGCTCGCCGACATGGAGGAGGTCGGCTACAACCGCTCCACCGGCTTCGTCTGGCTCCGCCAGAAGAAGGCCCTCACCCACACCTTCAAGCAGATCGGGCGCCAGGTCTCGTACGCCGCCGAGGTCACCGCCTTCGTCGAGGACCGCCGGATGAAGCGCATGACCGGCGTCAAGACCAAGGAGCTCCTCATCTGGGTCACCCTCTCCGACATGTTCGTCGAGAAGGACGACCCGTCCAAGATCACCTTCAAGACGCCCACCGGGCTCGGCAGGACCTTCCCCGTCGCCGCCTTCGCcaaggagggagacgacggcaaGACCAAGCCCAAGGAGGCCCCCACCGCAGCCAACGGCaaggagcccgccgccgccgtcaccagTAAGTAA
- the LOC120672334 gene encoding potassium channel KAT2-like isoform X1, with translation MEDISNIFHNDLLPSLGARANQSIKLKKFIISPYDPRYRIWEIFLLVLVVSSAWICPFELAFLRHLSWELFLVETIVDSIFAIDIILTFFIAYLDQKSYLLVDNPKRIAARYISSWFIFDVCSTIPYQPFGLLFKKHANGLAYRMLDMLRLWRLRRLSALFARLEKDIRLNYYWIRCIKLISVTIFAVHCAGCFNYLIADTYPNQARTWIGAAMPNYRSESLWVRYVTSIYWSITTLTTTGYGDLHAENPREMLFSACYMLFNLGLTAYIIGNMTNLVVQGSCRTRNFRDTVHAASQFAARNQLPKHIRDEMLAHICLRYKTEGLKQKETLDSLPNGIRSRIAYHLFFPIIEKVYLFRGVSFTCMLQLVTAMEAEYFPPKEPVILQNEAPTDVYILVSGAVEERIEMDEGEKVQGVLSTGEIFGEIGALCNVPQPFTVCTTKISQLLRVSTTVLKNIIEDNKEDEQIVLSNIFQKIGRDPIFSAEFMAKSMHNQHFRKYNSCSTFNLVSQENESEGRERLTSCYGDENCKKLEETDRHEPLHKTANHSDCNRINYLNAKSGGIEKHIPTKTMCTESVDKEKADIHQPKLTDSSITGSEKAHVITQNTKEHTKIRKSRIPDKMLAFTVPGDLQEITGKNTEIGTCSYKDGGSVVIENKRVTIHGYSQKNTNLKVPCAKVINLPGSMDELFTVASQKFTGYYPTKLFNQEFAEIGDITVIRDGDHLFLTES, from the exons ATGGAAGATATTAGCAATATATTCCACAATGATCTACTCCCATCTCTAGGAGCAAGAGCAAACCAATCTATCAAGTTGAAGAAATTCATCATTTCTCCTTATGATCCGCGTTACAG AATCTGGGAGatattcttgcttgttcttgttgtttccTCAGCATGGATCTGCCCATTTGAACTAGCATTTCTGAGACATCTCTCATGGGAACTTTTTCTTGTTGAGACTATTGTCGATAGCATCTTCGCAATCGATATCATTCTCACTTTTTTTATAGCATATCTGGATCAGAAATCGTATCTTCTAGTGGATAATCCAAAAAGGATTGCAGCTAG ATATATCTCCTCGTGGTTCATATTTGACGTTTGTTCAACAATTCCATATCAACCATTCGGGCTACTATTTAAAAAACATGCAAATGGCCTTGCCTATAGGATGCTTGACATGCTTCGGTTATGGCGCCTCCGACGCCTCAGTGCTTTATTTGCCAG GCTCGAAAAGGATATCAGATTGAATTACTACTGGATAAGATGCATCAAACTAATTTCT GTTACTATTTTTGCAGTACATTGTGCAGGATGCTTCAATTACTTAATAGCTGATACATACCCTAATCAAGCGAGAACCTGGATAGGAGCAGCAATGCCAAACTACAGATCAGAgagcctatgggttagatacGTTACATCAATTTATTGGTCCATTACAACACTCACAACAACTGGTTATGGGGACTTGCATGCAGAGAATCCAAGAGAGATGCTATTTAGTGCATGCTACATGCTCTTTAATCTGGGACTGACAGCGTACATCATAGGTAACATGACAAACCTGGTTGTCCAGGGAAGTTGCCGTACCAGAAATTTT AGAGACACAGTCCATGCTGCTTCCCAGTTTGCTGCAAGAAATCAGTTACCTAAACACATAAGGGATGAAATGCTAGCTCATATCTGCCTAAGGTATAAGACAGAGGGTCTGAAACAGAAGGAAACTTTGGACAGTCTCCCAAATGGAATCCGATCACGCATAGCATACCATTTATTCTTCCCCATCATTGAAAAAGTCTATCTTTTCCGTGGTGTTTCTTTTACTTGCATGCTCCAACTG GTCACTGCAATGGAAGCAGAGTACTTTCCACCCAAAGAACCTGTCATATTACAAAATGAAGCGCCGACAGATGTTTACATATTAGTTTCAGGAGCGGTG GAAGAGAGGATTGAGATGGATGAGGGTGAAAAG GTTCAGGGAGTACTGTCCACTGGTGAAATATTTGGTGAAATTGGGGCTCTCTGTAATGTTCCCCAGCCATTTACAGTCTGTACAACCAAAATTTCACAACTTCTGAGGGTGAGCACAACAGTGCTAAAAAATATTATTGAGGATAACAAAGAAGACGAACAAATTGTACTGAGCAATATATTCCAG AAAATAGGCAGAGATCCAATATTCTCCGCTGAGTTCATGGCGAAATCAATGCACAATCAACACTTCAGAAAGTATAATAGTTGTTCCACCTTCAACCTAGTCAGTCAAGAAAATGAATCAGAAGGCAGAGAAAGATTAACATCATGTTATGGAGATGAGAACTGTAAAAAACTTGAAGAAACGGATAGACATGAACCACTTCATAAGACTGCAAATCACAGTGACTGCAACAGAATCAATTATTTGAATGCTAAAAGTGGAGGCATAGAAAAACATATTCCTACAAAAACGATGTGTACAGAGTCTGTGGACAAAGAAAAGGCAGATATTCATCAACCGAAGTTGACTGATAGTAGCATCACAGGATCTGAGAAGGCTCATGTCATTACCCAAAACACAAAGGAACACACAAAAATCAGGAAGTCAAGGATCCCTGATAAGATGCTTGCATTCACGGTGCCTGGGGACCTTCAGGAGATAACTGGTAAGAACACAGAAATTGGCACATGTTCATATAAGGATGGTGGTTCTGTGGTTATAGAAAATAAAAGAGTGACGATTCATGGGTATTCACAGAAGAACACAAATTTGAAGGTCCCATGTGCAAAAGTTATAAATCTACCAGGATCTATGGATGAATTATTCACTGTAGCGA GCCAGAAGTTTACGGGTTATTATCCCACAAAACTGTTCAACCAAGAATTTGCAGAAATTGGTGATATTACAGTTATTCGAGATGGCGACCATTTATTTCTTACGGAGTCTTGA